A part of Capsicum annuum cultivar UCD-10X-F1 chromosome 6, UCD10Xv1.1, whole genome shotgun sequence genomic DNA contains:
- the LOC107875638 gene encoding uncharacterized protein LOC107875638 — MSEEAPFYPREKIVEKQKFYQSVHKHTYLKGRYDKITSVAIPAALAASALFMIGRGIYNMSHGVGKKE; from the exons ATGTCAGAAGAAGCACCGTTCTATCCCAGAGAAAAGATTGTTGAGAAGCAAAAGTTTTACCAAAGCGTTCACAAGCACACATACTTAAAAGGTCGTTATGACAAGATCACCTCAGTGGCCATTCCAGCTGCTTTGGCAGCGTCTGCCCTGTTTATGATT GGGAGAGGGATCTACAATATGTCTCATGGCGTAGGGAAGAAGGAATAA